One stretch of Verrucomicrobiales bacterium DNA includes these proteins:
- a CDS encoding sigma-70 family RNA polymerase sigma factor, with amino-acid sequence MCPSPSNDENLGSIPDVRPNFPTTDWTLVMRVHEGAEVRRAALEELCGLYWYPIYAFLRRRGFAPHDSEDLTQGFFVKLLEDETFAAAQADQGKLRTFLLSSLNRYLVDQNRRQRALKRGAGQQTIAFDALHAEERYALEPLDHRDPAWLFTRTWAYLLLEGVRAQLRETFVETGRTGVFEALLPFLILDDAPPSYREVAQRLESSETAVRLLVFRLRSKFYDLLRQEVARTVGSHSEVDGELDWIRSILRQ; translated from the coding sequence ATGTGTCCATCACCTTCCAATGACGAGAACCTGGGGAGCATCCCCGACGTGCGTCCGAATTTTCCGACCACCGACTGGACGCTGGTGATGCGCGTGCACGAAGGCGCCGAGGTGCGCCGTGCCGCTCTGGAGGAATTGTGCGGGCTCTATTGGTATCCGATCTACGCCTTCCTTCGCCGACGTGGGTTTGCCCCGCACGATTCCGAGGACCTCACCCAGGGCTTCTTTGTAAAGCTGCTCGAGGATGAGACCTTTGCGGCAGCCCAGGCGGACCAGGGCAAGCTGAGGACATTCCTTCTCTCCTCGTTGAACCGATACCTGGTCGATCAGAACCGCCGGCAGAGAGCGCTGAAGCGTGGAGCAGGCCAACAGACCATTGCCTTCGATGCCTTGCACGCCGAGGAGCGATACGCCCTCGAACCATTGGATCATCGGGATCCTGCTTGGCTGTTCACCCGCACCTGGGCTTATTTGTTGCTTGAGGGAGTGCGCGCCCAATTACGCGAAACCTTTGTGGAAACCGGGCGCACTGGCGTGTTCGAGGCGCTGCTGCCGTTCCTCATCCTGGATGACGCGCCGCCGTCCTATCGCGAAGTGGCTCAACGGCTGGAGTCGAGCGAAACTGCCGTGCGCTTGCTGGTGTTCCGTTTGCGCAGCAAGTTCTATGACCTGCTGCGCCAGGAGGTGGCACGAACCGTCGGTTCCCACAGCGAAGTCGACGGTGAGTTGGACTGGATCCGGTCCATCCTCAGGCAATGA
- a CDS encoding protein kinase: MQSWLPAFEFLSLIGRGGMGVVYQARQLSLNRLVAIKILPADLIGNSESDFAARFRLEATTLAKLSHPGIVSVFDSGETHDLLYIVMEYVDGTDVARMVQAKGKLPPADALEMLKQVCEAMEYAHQNGIVHRDLKPANLLITRQGRVKIADFGLAKHHDETLLGLTKTNVAIGTPEFLAPEAWTPGIQLDRRADLYSIGVTLYQMLTGEVPRGLWRMPSVKVGTDPRFDAILDRAMQPEREMRYQSCLELQRDLHQIETEPRIAEPPPTPVRQLPPAAEEARPSNPVPTSRRPIWLAAFILPTLLVVVVVLLLINQPAKEATNRTSNTSTNAPPARSEPTLHDAAFWLVREGAEVTVVSQGQEFTVSDEAEIPADDFQIQRLVFDRWRSVAEPPPPEKDFKVLRAIKTLRHAYLRLPGVTDGSLTFLAHNPELRSVTISGSDRVTDQVLPFLAELKHLEFLCISHAPKLTGRDFAKAAWLKTVRHVDFLNASLDDETIRILSTCPRLRTARLEGTGITAEGLRALSTAPGLLELSVGYCQNLSEEDFVDVLPEMPRLRKLELVNAPIGNQAAGAIATLTNLVDLHLSATRIDDRGLARLASLSQLENIALPRTRVTAEGIAEFKRALPRCKIAR; encoded by the coding sequence ATGCAGTCCTGGCTCCCTGCCTTTGAGTTCTTGTCGCTCATCGGACGCGGGGGCATGGGAGTTGTTTACCAGGCCAGGCAATTGTCACTCAACCGCCTGGTTGCCATCAAGATTTTGCCGGCTGATCTGATCGGAAATTCGGAGTCCGACTTCGCCGCGCGGTTCCGGCTCGAAGCCACCACCCTCGCGAAATTAAGTCATCCCGGCATCGTGAGCGTGTTTGATTCCGGGGAGACTCACGATCTCCTGTATATCGTCATGGAGTATGTCGACGGCACCGATGTCGCCCGCATGGTTCAAGCGAAGGGGAAGCTTCCGCCTGCAGACGCCCTGGAGATGCTGAAGCAGGTTTGCGAAGCGATGGAGTACGCACACCAAAACGGCATTGTTCACCGGGATCTCAAACCGGCCAACCTGCTGATCACTCGCCAAGGCCGGGTGAAGATCGCGGATTTTGGCCTCGCCAAGCACCACGATGAAACCCTCCTGGGATTGACCAAAACCAATGTCGCCATTGGCACTCCGGAGTTCCTCGCGCCCGAAGCATGGACGCCTGGTATACAACTCGACCGCCGTGCAGATCTCTACTCGATCGGCGTGACCCTCTACCAAATGCTGACGGGTGAAGTCCCGCGTGGCCTATGGAGGATGCCCAGCGTCAAAGTGGGAACCGATCCACGCTTCGATGCCATCCTGGATCGCGCCATGCAGCCCGAACGCGAGATGCGCTACCAGTCGTGCCTCGAGTTGCAACGAGACCTCCACCAGATTGAAACGGAACCACGGATTGCCGAGCCTCCGCCGACCCCAGTGAGACAGTTGCCACCTGCAGCCGAGGAAGCTCGCCCATCAAATCCCGTTCCAACCAGTCGGAGACCGATCTGGCTGGCCGCCTTCATCCTCCCCACGCTGCTCGTCGTCGTCGTCGTGCTCCTGCTCATCAATCAACCAGCCAAAGAAGCCACGAATAGGACGAGCAACACATCGACGAATGCCCCACCCGCCCGTAGCGAGCCAACCCTACACGATGCCGCGTTCTGGCTGGTGCGGGAAGGCGCCGAAGTGACGGTGGTCAGTCAGGGGCAGGAGTTCACGGTGAGCGACGAGGCAGAAATTCCGGCCGATGACTTCCAGATTCAGCGCCTGGTGTTTGATCGTTGGAGGTCGGTGGCGGAACCGCCACCGCCGGAGAAAGATTTCAAAGTACTGCGCGCGATCAAGACGCTTCGACATGCCTACCTGCGGTTGCCAGGGGTTACCGACGGTTCGTTGACATTTCTAGCCCACAACCCAGAGCTTCGATCGGTCACCATTTCCGGTTCCGACCGGGTGACGGACCAGGTCTTGCCGTTTCTGGCGGAACTGAAGCACCTGGAATTCCTGTGCATCAGCCATGCACCCAAACTGACGGGGCGCGATTTTGCCAAGGCGGCCTGGCTTAAGACGGTGCGACATGTGGACTTTCTCAACGCTTCATTGGACGACGAGACGATTCGCATACTCAGCACCTGTCCACGGCTGCGCACCGCGAGGCTGGAAGGAACGGGTATCACTGCCGAAGGGCTCCGCGCCCTCTCCACCGCACCCGGACTTCTCGAATTGAGCGTGGGGTATTGCCAAAACCTTTCCGAAGAGGATTTCGTGGATGTGCTCCCCGAGATGCCGCGGCTGAGAAAGCTGGAATTGGTCAATGCCCCCATTGGCAACCAAGCAGCGGGTGCTATCGCAACTCTGACCAACCTGGTCGACTTACATCTCTCCGCGACCCGAATCGATGACCGAGGTTTGGCCCGACTCGCCAGCCTCAGCCAACTGGAGAACATCGCCCTCCCCAGAACCCGCGTGACGGCGGAGGGTATCGCAGAGTTCAAGCGCGCGCTTCCCCGCTGCAAGATTGCCAGGTGA